A single Prevotella sp. E15-22 DNA region contains:
- a CDS encoding glycosyltransferase family 2 protein, translating to MKYSIIVPVFNRPDEVDELLESLCHQEVNNFEVIIVEDGSKKPCKDVCDKYAGILDLHYYYKENSGPGQSRNYGAERAKGDWLIVLDSDVVLPAGYLRAVDERLKMEIDAFGGPDASHPSFTPIQKAISYSMTSFFTTGGIRGGKGKKLDKFFPRSYNMGIRREVYQELGGFTKMRFGEDIDFSYRIVEAGYKTALIPEAWVWHKRRTDFRKFFRQVYNSGIARINLTKRHPGTLKLVHLLPTVFTLGVIGLLLLSVFSILTLIPILFYSAVILLDSSLKNKSLWVGLLSIPAAFVQLMGYGLGFIESWWKRCILKQDEFTAFEKNFYK from the coding sequence ATGAAATATTCTATCATCGTTCCCGTCTTCAATCGTCCTGACGAAGTCGACGAATTGTTGGAGAGCCTCTGTCATCAGGAGGTAAACAACTTTGAGGTTATCATCGTTGAAGACGGATCGAAGAAACCATGCAAGGATGTCTGCGACAAATACGCAGGCATCCTTGATTTGCATTATTACTATAAGGAGAACAGCGGCCCTGGCCAGAGTCGCAACTATGGTGCTGAGCGTGCCAAGGGCGACTGGCTCATCGTGCTCGACTCTGATGTGGTGCTACCAGCCGGTTATCTACGTGCCGTAGATGAAAGATTAAAGATGGAAATTGATGCCTTTGGCGGTCCTGATGCTTCGCATCCTTCTTTCACGCCCATCCAAAAGGCCATCTCCTATTCGATGACATCGTTCTTCACCACAGGCGGCATCCGTGGTGGCAAAGGCAAGAAGCTCGACAAGTTCTTCCCCCGTTCTTATAACATGGGCATCCGCCGTGAGGTCTATCAGGAGTTGGGAGGCTTTACGAAGATGCGCTTTGGCGAGGATATCGACTTCTCTTATCGCATCGTTGAAGCAGGCTATAAGACAGCGCTCATCCCTGAGGCTTGGGTATGGCACAAGCGCCGTACCGATTTCCGTAAGTTCTTCCGTCAGGTCTACAACAGCGGCATTGCCCGTATCAACCTAACGAAGCGCCATCCAGGCACGCTGAAACTGGTACATCTGCTACCAACGGTCTTCACCCTTGGCGTCATTGGTCTGCTGTTACTGTCCGTATTCAGCATCTTGACACTTATCCCCATTCTATTTTATAGCGCTGTCATCTTGCTTGACTCTAGTCTCAAGAACAAGAGTCTTTGGGTGGGTCTCCTCAGCATCCCTGCTGCCTTTGTACAACTCATGGGCTACGGTCTAGGCTTCATCGAGTCATGGTGGAAACGTTGCATCTTGAAGCAGGACGAGTTTACTGCCTTCGAGAAGAACTTCTATAAATAA
- a CDS encoding heavy metal-binding domain-containing protein — MILSTTPTIEGHTIREYKGVVTGETIIGANIFKDIFAGIRDIVGGRSASYESVLREAKDTSLKEMMLRAQSLGANAIVGIDIDYETVGNGGSMLMVATSGTAVVI, encoded by the coding sequence ATGATTTTATCAACAACCCCAACAATTGAAGGTCACACCATCCGCGAGTATAAGGGTGTGGTGACAGGTGAAACAATTATCGGTGCTAACATCTTTAAGGATATCTTCGCAGGCATCCGCGACATAGTGGGCGGACGTTCTGCCAGTTATGAGAGTGTGCTGCGCGAGGCCAAGGATACATCACTCAAAGAGATGATGTTACGTGCTCAATCTTTGGGAGCTAATGCCATCGTGGGCATCGATATCGACTACGAGACTGTGGGCAATGGTGGCTCTATGCTGATGGTGGCCACCAGCGGTACGGCTGTGGTTATCTGA
- a CDS encoding PP2C family protein-serine/threonine phosphatase, with translation MILKIAKTVCLIVLLLTMGWSVVRAEEPLPLRLQELSDETYRLYSARETDDFFEAVKMLKSATEYSKYQETYYRACSYEAIYMFEYVDRKKGVQLAYDIYHRAKSNNSNIGMYFATFSLGTIREQSGNMGLAEKSFLQALKLKEKYLPEESAAPCYLGLCEVALHRNDYEKVKEYAHRALNEPTIIPMNQITAWSYKCLARYNQHDSLGFEEAYKERAKLIEENGGQGGLFGELINVYQAKNRKLWKLALQRAEKLIHQQNKCAQMASIYEHMGDYRQALYWQKRTRTVIDSIQSSEARSQMNEFDTELSITYAENETKEQELAKEQTMLLAGGAIALLVIIFLVVYGYRCNRHTKRMKFINNKLRQAYVQLEETTKAKERVESELRIARQIQQQMLPRVFPRREDVDMYAMMTPAKEVGGDLYAYALFDDQLYFCVGDVSGKGVPAALFMAEVTRMFRTLVDGRLLPNAIATRLNHALSEDNDQGMFVTMFIGLINIKSGHMAFCNAGHNPPLLDGEFMQMEPNAPIGLWPELDYMGEEVDDMHGKTLFVYTDGINEAENNEREQFGDDRLRALLRQNLGDARQTSEAIHKAVADFVGDAEPSDDLTKMCIKL, from the coding sequence ATGATACTAAAGATCGCAAAAACAGTTTGTTTGATTGTCCTACTCCTGACAATGGGTTGGTCTGTTGTTAGGGCCGAAGAGCCGTTGCCGTTAAGGCTTCAGGAACTGTCGGACGAGACTTATCGCCTATATAGCGCGAGAGAGACGGACGATTTCTTTGAGGCCGTGAAGATGTTGAAGTCGGCCACTGAGTATTCCAAGTATCAGGAAACCTATTATAGGGCGTGCAGTTACGAGGCCATCTATATGTTCGAGTATGTGGATCGCAAGAAGGGCGTACAGTTGGCTTACGACATCTATCATCGTGCCAAGAGCAACAATAGTAACATCGGTATGTATTTCGCCACCTTCTCGCTGGGCACCATTCGCGAGCAGTCGGGCAACATGGGACTGGCCGAGAAGAGTTTCCTGCAGGCACTGAAACTCAAGGAGAAATACCTGCCTGAAGAGAGTGCTGCTCCCTGTTACCTAGGCCTCTGCGAGGTGGCGCTGCACAGGAATGATTATGAGAAAGTGAAGGAATATGCACATCGTGCGCTGAATGAGCCCACCATCATCCCCATGAACCAGATTACGGCTTGGAGCTATAAGTGTCTGGCGCGATATAATCAGCATGACAGTCTGGGTTTTGAGGAGGCTTATAAGGAACGCGCCAAACTGATTGAAGAGAATGGCGGTCAGGGCGGACTCTTCGGCGAGCTTATCAATGTCTATCAGGCCAAGAACCGCAAACTGTGGAAACTGGCTCTGCAAAGAGCAGAGAAACTGATTCACCAGCAAAACAAATGCGCACAGATGGCCTCTATCTATGAGCACATGGGCGACTATCGCCAGGCACTATATTGGCAGAAGCGCACGCGTACTGTTATAGACTCTATCCAGTCGTCGGAAGCGCGCTCGCAGATGAACGAGTTTGACACAGAACTCTCTATCACCTATGCCGAGAACGAGACCAAGGAGCAGGAACTGGCCAAGGAGCAGACGATGCTCTTGGCAGGAGGAGCTATCGCCCTCCTTGTCATTATCTTTTTGGTTGTATATGGCTACCGATGCAATAGGCATACGAAACGTATGAAGTTTATTAACAATAAGTTGCGTCAGGCTTACGTCCAACTGGAGGAGACCACGAAAGCCAAAGAACGCGTGGAGAGTGAGTTGCGCATTGCCCGCCAGATACAGCAACAGATGCTGCCTCGCGTGTTCCCTCGTCGCGAAGATGTGGATATGTATGCCATGATGACGCCTGCCAAGGAGGTTGGTGGTGACCTCTATGCCTATGCGTTGTTCGACGATCAGTTGTATTTCTGTGTGGGCGATGTGAGTGGCAAGGGGGTGCCTGCTGCCCTGTTTATGGCCGAGGTGACACGTATGTTCCGTACGCTTGTTGATGGACGACTCCTGCCTAATGCCATTGCCACGCGCCTGAACCATGCGCTGTCCGAGGATAACGACCAGGGCATGTTTGTTACTATGTTTATTGGTCTTATCAATATCAAGTCCGGTCACATGGCATTTTGTAACGCAGGACATAACCCGCCCCTGCTCGATGGCGAGTTTATGCAGATGGAACCGAATGCGCCCATAGGCTTGTGGCCAGAGCTCGACTATATGGGTGAGGAAGTTGACGATATGCACGGTAAAACGCTCTTTGTCTATACGGACGGCATCAACGAGGCCGAGAACAATGAGCGAGAGCAGTTTGGCGACGATCGTCTGAGGGCTCTGCTACGACAGAATCTGGGCGATGCCCGTCAGACCTCAGAGGCCATCCATAAGGCTGTGGCCGACTTTGTGGGCGATGCTGAGCCCAGTGATGACTTGACGAAGATGTGTATTAAGTTATAA
- the radC gene encoding DNA repair protein RadC, protein MEQINTEERGFNSKLNITQWAEEDRPREKLERLGPQALSDAELLAILIGSGSPKEDAVTLMKRILCDCGNNLNTLGKKSIHDLCLYNGVGPAKAITIMAACELGKRRQQEKVEVRPDLGTATRIYNHMHPLLQDKDVEEFWILLMNQNHRLIKEVCIAHGGISEVSVDIRIIMREAVLCNTTILAVCHNHPSGNLRPSRADDDLTESIRRACDVMRIYFADHIIITDGNYFSYRENGRI, encoded by the coding sequence ATGGAGCAGATTAACACAGAAGAGAGAGGTTTCAACTCGAAACTCAACATCACTCAATGGGCTGAGGAAGACCGTCCACGCGAGAAGTTGGAGCGTCTGGGACCTCAGGCGCTGAGTGATGCCGAGCTGCTGGCCATCCTCATCGGCTCTGGTTCACCAAAGGAGGATGCCGTGACATTGATGAAGCGCATTCTCTGCGACTGTGGCAACAACCTTAACACGCTGGGCAAGAAGAGTATTCACGACCTGTGCCTGTATAATGGCGTTGGACCAGCCAAGGCCATCACCATCATGGCGGCCTGCGAACTGGGCAAGCGTCGCCAGCAAGAAAAGGTAGAGGTGCGCCCTGACCTGGGCACTGCCACAAGAATATACAACCACATGCATCCCCTGCTCCAGGACAAAGACGTGGAGGAGTTCTGGATTCTGCTGATGAACCAGAACCACCGACTTATCAAGGAGGTGTGCATTGCCCACGGCGGCATCTCGGAGGTGAGTGTCGACATCCGCATCATCATGCGCGAGGCCGTGCTCTGCAACACCACCATCCTGGCCGTCTGCCACAACCACCCTTCTGGCAACCTGCGTCCTAGCAGGGCCGACGACGACCTGACCGAGAGCATCAGAAGGGCCTGCGACGTGATGCGCATCTATTTTGCCGATCACATCATCATCACTGATGGAAATTATTTCTCCTATCGCGAGAATGGACGAATATAA
- a CDS encoding M3 family metallopeptidase has protein sequence MITSMTACQQAKTENPLLQESDSPYNIPDFDMIQVSDYLPAFEAAIKDQRENIQKIVDCPDSATFENTILAFEESGRLLDRVSRIFFALIEADKTPELAEIEKKVQPMLTDLENEIMFNKALFERIKQVYDNQHDSLQGEDQKLLEETYKEFVRKGALLPDDKMARMKEINLRIADLQQQWGDMVPNATNDAVVWVNKKEDLAGLSEADIAQCAKDAENLGKKAPYAIVIVNTTQQAILTSLDNRELRKKVFEASVHRADGTGKYNTYPIVCEIAKLRAEQAEIMGYPNYASYSLEKTMAKTPENVYAFLKNLISQYAPKADAETKEIEAFARQTEGPAFNLEPYDRFYYSAKMKKQLLNVSEDEVKPYFNIDSVLINGVFYAANRAYGLTFKERKDIPLYHPDMKAYEVIDKDGKSKALFYTDYFRRPTKRGGAWMDGFQKQSRQWNQLPIIFNVCNSAKAPEGQPSLLTWDEVTTMFHEFGHALHGILSDCQYNRLSGTSVARDFVEMPSQFNESFASIPEVFDHYALHYKTGKPMPEDLKERMLKSINFQSAYALGENLAATCVDLAWHMLASKDIPTPEQADAFEAEALRQVGLLNNQIPPRYHTSYFNHVFGGGYAAGYYSYLWTEVLAVNVADVFAQRGALNPATGQDMRDKILSRGNTGDLMQMFSDFTGMEQPDASSLLRARGL, from the coding sequence ATGATTACATCCATGACTGCCTGTCAGCAGGCAAAGACCGAAAACCCATTGTTACAGGAGAGTGACTCTCCTTATAACATTCCTGACTTCGACATGATTCAGGTGTCCGACTATCTGCCTGCCTTCGAGGCAGCCATCAAGGACCAGCGTGAGAATATCCAGAAGATTGTGGACTGTCCAGACTCTGCCACCTTCGAGAACACCATCCTGGCTTTCGAGGAGAGTGGACGTCTGCTCGACCGTGTGAGCCGAATCTTCTTTGCACTCATTGAGGCCGACAAGACACCCGAGTTGGCCGAGATCGAGAAGAAGGTGCAGCCCATGCTCACCGACCTCGAGAACGAGATTATGTTCAACAAGGCGCTCTTCGAGCGCATCAAGCAGGTGTACGACAACCAACACGACAGTCTGCAGGGCGAGGACCAGAAACTCCTGGAAGAGACCTATAAAGAGTTTGTGCGCAAAGGTGCCCTGCTGCCCGACGACAAGATGGCACGCATGAAGGAGATTAACCTGCGCATCGCCGACCTGCAGCAGCAGTGGGGCGACATGGTGCCCAATGCCACCAACGATGCTGTGGTGTGGGTCAACAAGAAGGAAGACCTGGCAGGACTCTCTGAGGCCGACATCGCCCAGTGTGCCAAGGATGCCGAGAACCTGGGTAAGAAGGCACCCTATGCCATCGTCATCGTGAACACCACCCAGCAGGCCATCCTCACCTCGCTCGACAATCGCGAGTTGCGCAAGAAGGTCTTTGAGGCCAGCGTTCATCGTGCCGACGGCACTGGTAAATACAACACCTACCCCATCGTCTGCGAGATTGCCAAGTTGCGTGCCGAGCAGGCCGAGATCATGGGTTATCCCAACTACGCCTCTTACTCGTTGGAGAAGACCATGGCCAAGACACCAGAGAATGTCTATGCCTTCCTGAAGAACCTCATCAGTCAGTATGCACCTAAGGCCGATGCCGAGACCAAGGAGATCGAGGCCTTTGCACGCCAAACCGAAGGTCCTGCCTTCAACCTCGAGCCCTACGACCGTTTTTACTATTCTGCCAAGATGAAGAAGCAGTTGCTCAACGTGAGCGAGGACGAGGTGAAGCCTTATTTCAATATTGACAGCGTACTTATCAATGGTGTGTTCTATGCCGCCAACCGTGCATATGGCCTCACCTTCAAGGAGCGCAAGGATATCCCCCTCTATCATCCCGACATGAAGGCATACGAGGTGATTGACAAGGATGGCAAGAGTAAGGCACTGTTCTATACCGACTATTTCCGTCGTCCCACCAAGCGTGGTGGCGCTTGGATGGATGGTTTCCAGAAGCAGAGTCGCCAGTGGAACCAGTTGCCCATCATCTTCAACGTCTGCAACAGTGCCAAGGCACCTGAGGGACAGCCCTCGCTGCTCACCTGGGACGAGGTGACCACCATGTTCCATGAGTTTGGCCACGCCCTCCACGGCATCCTCTCTGATTGCCAGTACAACCGTCTGAGTGGTACTTCTGTGGCTCGCGACTTCGTCGAGATGCCCTCACAGTTCAACGAGTCGTTCGCCTCTATCCCCGAGGTCTTCGACCACTATGCCCTGCACTATAAGACTGGCAAGCCCATGCCTGAGGACCTGAAGGAGCGCATGCTGAAGAGCATCAACTTCCAGTCGGCCTATGCCCTGGGCGAGAACCTCGCTGCCACCTGCGTCGACCTGGCTTGGCACATGCTGGCCTCAAAGGATATTCCCACGCCTGAACAGGCAGATGCCTTCGAGGCCGAGGCCCTGCGCCAGGTGGGACTGCTCAACAACCAGATTCCCCCACGCTATCACACCAGCTATTTCAACCACGTCTTTGGTGGTGGCTATGCTGCTGGCTACTATAGCTATCTGTGGACCGAGGTGCTGGCTGTCAACGTGGCCGATGTCTTTGCCCAGCGTGGCGCCCTCAACCCTGCCACTGGTCAGGACATGCGCGACAAGATTCTGAGTCGTGGCAACACTGGCGACCTCATGCAGATGTTCTCCGACTTCACTGGCATGGAGCAGCCCGATGCCAGTAGTCTACTTCGCGCAAGGGGACTTTAA
- a CDS encoding metal-sulfur cluster assembly factor, with protein sequence MTQQEKTTIEERIVDVLKTVYDPEIPVNIYDLGMIYKIDVQDDSSVELDMTFTAPNCPAADFILEDVRTKVESVEGVKGANVNLVFEPAWDQSMMSEEARVELGFD encoded by the coding sequence ATGACACAACAAGAGAAGACAACAATAGAAGAGCGGATTGTCGACGTGCTCAAGACCGTCTACGACCCTGAGATTCCTGTCAACATCTACGACCTGGGCATGATCTATAAGATCGATGTCCAGGACGACTCATCCGTGGAACTGGATATGACATTTACGGCTCCCAACTGCCCTGCTGCCGACTTCATCCTCGAGGATGTACGCACCAAGGTAGAGAGCGTAGAGGGCGTCAAGGGCGCCAACGTCAACCTGGTGTTCGAGCCCGCCTGGGACCAGAGCATGATGTCAGAGGAAGCACGAGTGGAGTTAGGCTTTGACTAA
- a CDS encoding UDP-2,3-diacylglucosamine diphosphatase gives MKNIYFLSDAHLGSWAIDHRRMQERRLVRFLDSIKDKAAAVYLLGDMFDFWYEYKYVVPKGFTRFLGKISELTDMGVEVHYFTGNHDIWAYDYLEKECGVILHKQPQTVELYGKIFYLAHGDGLGDPNKSFKLIRSIFHNKTCQWLFSAIHPRWGLWFGLSWAKHSRIKHEGEGVPVYMGDDKEHLILYTKKYIQYHSNVDYFIYGHRHIEVDKQLTKKARVIILGDWISQFSYVVYDGEHLLMQEYIEGESKL, from the coding sequence ATGAAGAATATTTATTTTTTATCTGATGCCCACCTTGGCTCATGGGCCATTGACCACAGACGCATGCAAGAGCGCCGATTGGTGCGCTTCCTTGACTCTATCAAGGATAAGGCGGCAGCCGTCTATCTGCTGGGCGACATGTTCGACTTCTGGTACGAATATAAATATGTGGTACCAAAGGGCTTCACCCGCTTCCTGGGCAAGATATCTGAGCTCACCGACATGGGCGTCGAGGTGCACTACTTCACAGGCAACCACGACATCTGGGCCTACGACTATCTGGAGAAGGAGTGTGGCGTCATTCTGCACAAGCAGCCGCAGACCGTGGAACTCTATGGCAAGATCTTCTACCTGGCTCATGGCGACGGACTGGGCGACCCTAACAAGTCGTTCAAACTCATCCGCAGCATCTTCCATAACAAGACATGCCAATGGCTCTTCTCGGCCATCCATCCCCGTTGGGGACTGTGGTTTGGTCTCTCCTGGGCCAAGCACTCGCGCATCAAGCACGAGGGCGAAGGGGTGCCTGTCTATATGGGCGACGACAAGGAGCACTTGATTCTCTATACCAAGAAGTACATCCAGTACCACTCCAACGTGGACTACTTCATCTACGGCCATCGCCATATCGAGGTCGACAAGCAACTCACAAAGAAGGCGCGCGTCATCATCCTCGGCGATTGGATCAGTCAGTTCTCCTACGTGGTCTACGATGGCGAACACCTGCTGATGCAAGAGTATATCGAAGGCGAGAGCAAACTATAA
- a CDS encoding TraB/GumN family protein: MKKIILSTILGLAAITADAQFLFRISGSGLTEPSYLLGTIHPLSASLLDSIPEYQEAEAQCQQMYIEYLPPENTLQDAIGRTSRPGKEKQTTKYPDGKNIFDVIDKESAEILKVKFKEILPINLDDPTWKEMWNWSPSVFQDFLFDPIMREYIKKIQKNIIMDFQLMQKAKARGWQVGGLDGENLLVQDVIGSLRQTPQTIEEQADSLMAFLKTYDERKQKLMERTEGRDGSLDKICKYWMSGDYESFATFCLPETNQPILRDRNKKWLPKILAAMREKPTMFVFGSGHLVGEEGIIAKLREAGYKVEQVKTKTNEI; encoded by the coding sequence ATGAAGAAAATCATCCTGTCAACCATCCTTGGCCTTGCCGCCATTACTGCCGATGCACAGTTCCTGTTTCGCATCAGCGGCAGTGGACTGACAGAGCCGTCGTATCTGCTTGGCACGATACATCCGCTGTCTGCTTCGCTGCTCGACAGCATACCTGAATATCAAGAGGCCGAGGCACAATGTCAGCAGATGTACATTGAATATCTTCCCCCAGAAAACACTCTTCAGGATGCTATAGGAAGAACGTCTCGCCCAGGGAAGGAGAAGCAAACGACCAAGTATCCTGACGGCAAGAATATCTTCGACGTCATTGACAAGGAAAGTGCCGAGATTCTGAAGGTGAAGTTCAAGGAGATATTACCCATCAATCTGGATGACCCAACCTGGAAGGAAATGTGGAACTGGTCTCCATCCGTTTTTCAAGACTTCCTTTTTGACCCTATCATGAGAGAATATATCAAGAAAATCCAAAAGAATATTATCATGGATTTTCAACTCATGCAAAAGGCGAAGGCACGCGGCTGGCAGGTGGGAGGACTCGATGGTGAGAATTTGTTGGTACAAGACGTCATTGGGTCTCTGAGACAAACGCCTCAGACTATCGAGGAGCAGGCCGACTCGCTGATGGCTTTTCTGAAGACCTACGATGAACGTAAGCAGAAACTCATGGAAAGGACTGAAGGAAGAGATGGTTCTCTTGATAAAATCTGCAAGTATTGGATGTCAGGCGATTATGAAAGTTTCGCCACTTTCTGTCTTCCAGAAACCAACCAGCCGATATTGAGGGACCGCAACAAGAAGTGGCTCCCCAAGATATTGGCAGCGATGCGCGAAAAGCCAACGATGTTCGTCTTCGGCTCAGGCCATCTTGTAGGCGAGGAGGGCATCATCGCAAAGCTACGAGAGGCCGGGTATAAGGTCGAACAGGTAAAGACAAAAACTAACGAGATTTAA
- a CDS encoding IS3 family transposase yields MSRLYTRDAKAYPVTSQCELLGVSTQAYYKHGNSQMRKLAEETFVVEFIKNIRKKDRGMGGGPLWHKYTDTFGEEHSVGYNRFYDIIDKYGLKVRKKKRRTRTTDSDHDLPLYPNLVKKLIPLRPNQLWVSDITYMVVYLNGQTGEYDFCYLSLVTDYYTKEIIGWCVGDTLEAKFAINALNMALKRLGGNPAHDLIHHSDRGVQYASYAYTDILKANNIKISMTECGDPKENAVAERVNGIIKNELLMDMSFFSIDEVKRALKVAIDFYNNERPHMSLDWKTPAQAALCTGELKKKWKSHREIALKALAA; encoded by the coding sequence GTGAGTAGGCTTTACACTCGCGACGCGAAGGCTTATCCTGTCACGTCGCAGTGTGAGCTGCTTGGTGTGAGTACACAGGCCTACTACAAACACGGCAACAGTCAGATGCGTAAGCTCGCAGAAGAGACATTTGTAGTGGAGTTTATCAAGAATATCCGCAAGAAGGACCGCGGCATGGGCGGTGGTCCGCTGTGGCATAAGTATACAGATACATTCGGCGAGGAACACAGTGTGGGCTACAACCGTTTCTACGACATCATTGACAAATACGGCTTGAAGGTGCGCAAGAAGAAGCGTCGTACCAGGACAACGGACTCCGACCACGACCTGCCCTTGTATCCCAACCTTGTGAAGAAGCTCATCCCGTTACGTCCCAACCAACTATGGGTGAGCGACATCACCTATATGGTCGTCTATCTCAATGGCCAGACTGGCGAGTACGATTTCTGCTACCTGTCGCTGGTGACGGACTACTATACGAAAGAGATTATCGGCTGGTGCGTGGGCGATACGCTGGAGGCCAAGTTTGCCATTAACGCGCTCAACATGGCTTTGAAGCGTCTTGGCGGAAATCCTGCCCATGACCTCATCCACCACTCTGACCGCGGCGTCCAATACGCCAGCTACGCCTATACGGATATTCTGAAAGCAAACAATATCAAGATCAGCATGACTGAGTGTGGAGATCCCAAGGAGAATGCAGTAGCCGAACGTGTCAACGGCATTATCAAGAACGAATTGCTTATGGACATGTCGTTTTTCTCTATTGATGAGGTAAAAAGAGCCCTGAAAGTAGCTATTGACTTCTATAACAACGAGCGTCCACATATGAGCCTTGACTGGAAAACACCAGCTCAGGCTGCTCTCTGTACTGGCGAATTGAAGAAGAAATGGAAGAGTCACAGAGAAATTGCACTCAAAGCTTTGGCTGCATAA
- a CDS encoding glutathione peroxidase, which translates to MAKIYDFKAQTSKGKEIDFSQFQGKVLLVVNTASKCGFTPQFEGLEALNQKYKDQGLVIVGFPCNQFKEQDPANDSKIEEFCQLNYGVTFQIMKKGDVNGPDAQPIFEYLKTQAPTEEYKGLKAKAAKALFKVISKSVEKDSDIKWNFTKFLISKDGETIKRYAPTTEPQEFEKDIEAFLK; encoded by the coding sequence ATGGCAAAGATCTATGATTTCAAGGCTCAGACGAGCAAAGGCAAAGAGATTGATTTCTCACAGTTTCAAGGCAAGGTGCTGCTGGTGGTGAACACAGCCAGCAAGTGCGGATTCACGCCTCAGTTTGAAGGTCTGGAGGCACTGAACCAGAAGTACAAGGATCAGGGACTGGTGATTGTTGGTTTTCCCTGCAACCAGTTTAAGGAACAGGATCCCGCAAACGACAGTAAGATTGAAGAGTTCTGCCAACTGAACTACGGCGTGACCTTCCAGATTATGAAGAAAGGCGACGTGAACGGTCCTGATGCACAGCCCATCTTCGAGTATCTGAAGACTCAGGCTCCCACCGAGGAGTATAAAGGTCTGAAGGCCAAAGCAGCCAAGGCCCTCTTCAAGGTTATCAGCAAGAGTGTGGAGAAGGACAGCGACATCAAGTGGAACTTCACCAAGTTCCTCATCTCGAAGGACGGTGAGACCATCAAGCGCTATGCACCCACTACGGAACCTCAGGAATTTGAAAAGGACATCGAGGCTTTCTTGAAATAA